In a single window of the Biomphalaria glabrata chromosome 13, xgBioGlab47.1, whole genome shotgun sequence genome:
- the LOC106072912 gene encoding signal peptidase complex subunit 1-like — MEYILPFLPEKIKNLPIHMDFDGQKRAERYFQIIIILFAVVGFVWGYITQQFSQTLYILFAGVTVSALLTLIPWSIYRRKPLQWQAVLDQASKGASQQGSANMTQLKTKKKKLKD; from the exons ATGGAATACATTCTTCCTTTCCTgccagaaaaaataaaaaatcttcctATTCACAtg gattttgaTGGTCAGAAAAGAGCAGAACGTTATTTTCAGATTATCATTATTCTTTTTGCA GTTGTTGGTTTTGTTTGGGGTTATATAACTCAGCAGTTTTCTCAAACATTGTATATCCTCTTTGCTGGAGTTACAGTGTCTGCATTG TTGACTCTGATTCCATGGAGCATTTATAGACGCAAACCCCTTCAGTGGCAAGCTGTCTTGGATCAAGCTTCTAAAGGAGCATCTCAACAAGGATCTGCCAACATGACACAgttgaaaactaaaaagaaaaaactgaAAGATTAA